The following DNA comes from Abyssisolibacter fermentans.
TATTTTCATTTTTCCATTCTAATTTGATTACCTCCTTGCACTGTGGTGAATTATATTTAAAAATCATATTGCAAAAGTCTTTATAAGTATAATATTTGTTTATAATATATTTACCTGAAAATATTTCATCTCTTATGTTGTTTATATAATTAATAACTTTTGAATTATTTAAATCCACTCTTTTTATTGATTCATTTAATATCTCTAAATCATTAATCATAGATGTTATAAGCTCATTATAATCAATTACGCTAAAATACTCTGGTTCTACTTCTAGCCATTTGTCCTTTATATTTAGGTAGTCTTCTTTTGTCCAGTTAAGTTTGGGATCATCAATTTTTAATTTGTCAATCGCTCGTCGATTAAGTACCACTGGATGATGAATCATACCTACTGGTATAAAATAATGTCCATCAGCAAGTAAACTGTCATATATTTTTGTAAGATTTGGTATCTTTCCCTGTGTGTCTACTGCAATCCCACGTTCTATATATTTTCTATATGCACTGTCATCCGAAATAAATATTAAAGTTGGACCTTCGTTTAGATACAATTTTGTATTCATTTTCTTTTCATAATCATCTTCATTATTTCCACTGATTATATCAAATTTAACTTTCACACCTGTTTCTAATTCAAATCTTTCTGTATAACCATATATACTACAATAGAAAAATTCCATATCACCAAACTCATCATCTTTTATTAAAATAGTTATCTCTTTCTGTTCATTATTTGTTGCAATATCATTTGAATTATTTGAGCAACCGATAGTTAACAATCCTAATATAATGTATAAGATTAAAACTGTCTTGTTTTTCATCATACTAACCTCCACTTCAAGAAATAGTTACACATTTATCTAAAAGATCTCAAATAATAGC
Coding sequences within:
- a CDS encoding extracellular solute-binding protein, which encodes MKNKTVLILYIILGLLTIGCSNNSNDIATNNEQKEITILIKDDEFGDMEFFYCSIYGYTERFELETGVKVKFDIISGNNEDDYEKKMNTKLYLNEGPTLIFISDDSAYRKYIERGIAVDTQGKIPNLTKIYDSLLADGHYFIPVGMIHHPVVLNRRAIDKLKIDDPKLNWTKEDYLNIKDKWLEVEPEYFSVIDYNELITSMINDLEILNESIKRVDLNNSKVINYINNIRDEIFSGKYIINKYYTYKDFCNMIFKYNSPQCKEVIKLEWKNENKSIKKLLVFMNGLKSLEVSNHINGNNNVVLPNIINGNDELLNICGFIVNRNGENIELGMEFINGLLSDKTQLEMFKSTDYSYPVNKEIEDEIDKIEQEINEKIAKEKKEGIKHLVRKDVNEKAIALRKYILSQVKAGKYKRCCNNKMTMKLEEMIKKDFVKFIFADEAYTDDELSRELQKLEHNYNIWLNE